A window from Felis catus isolate Fca126 chromosome B1, F.catus_Fca126_mat1.0, whole genome shotgun sequence encodes these proteins:
- the MEPE gene encoding matrix extracellular phosphoglycoprotein yields the protein MFKYVYTSSGRKNHTDIKQEEKKKDSIAHHNSGKRRNQEPAPKENIVQEREKSLSIVGANENNQSSKTQTPFENRQATNEDDTINNKENAHSDQKRYIYPESTGNNGVDDGDNAISKLRDQEEHGTALIRNNMQHIMEPGTVTELLAEENKENQHRNVLSKIPASVNYVKVPSKDRKNYQRDPQAQNIPVKSKSTHLTQYNTDYSKQLPKLKKIPSDFEGSGYPDLQGRGDNDISPFSGDGQPFKDISGKEEPIGPDLKGTDIQTEFSGPSEADARGPGYNEIPEKEENGRNTIGTRDETRKEANTADVSLVVEGSNDIIGSTNFKELPGKEGNRVDASSQNAHQGKVEFHYPHPPSKEKKKEGSSDIAESTDYNEIPKNGKGTSRKGTEHSNRNQAISNEKQRFPSKGKSQGRLVPSRDLDNEVKNEIGSHNGLNNEGTIITHNRRNHYVPHRQNSTRNKGVPQRKGSWGYRKPLSSRRFRPPRKQDSSDSSDSGSSSESDGD from the exons ATGTTTAAGTATGTTTACACATCTTCTGGGAGGAAAAATCACACTGACATAAAG caggaagaaaagaagaaagacagtaTTGCTCATCACAATTCtggtaaaagaagaaatcaagaaccAGCACCTAAAGAAAACATTgtccaggaaagagagaaaagcttGTCCATTGTTGGagccaatgaaaataatcaaagtaGCAAAACCCAAACTCCTTTTGAAAACAGACAGGCAACAAATGAAGATGATACtattaataacaaagaaaatgcCCACAGTGACCAAAAGAGATACATTTATCCTGAATCCACTGGGAATAATGGGGTTGATGATGGAGACAATGCAATCAGCAAACTACGTGACCAAGAAGAACATGGTACAGCTCTTATTAGAAATAATATGCAACATATAATGGAGCCAGGGACTGTGACTGAACTCTtggcagaagaaaacaaagagaaccaACACAGAAATGTTCTAAGCAAAATCCCAGCAAGTGTGAACTATGTTAAAGTCCCCTCAAAAGATAGGAAGAATTATCAAAGAGATCCCCAAGCTCAGAACATTCCAGTTAAAAGCAAAAGCACACACCTTACTCAATACAACACTGACTATTCAAAACAGCTCCCAAAACTCAAAAAAATCCCCAGTGATTTTGAAGGCAGTGGTTACCCAGATCTTCAAGGGAGGGGGGACAATGATATCTCTCCTTTCAGTGGAGATGGTCAACCTTTTAAGGACATTTCTGGTAAAGAGGAACCTATTGGTCCCGACCTAAAAGGTACAGATATTCAAACAGAGTTTTCTGGCCCGAGTGAAGCCGATGCAAGAGGACCAGGTTACAATGAgatcccagaaaaagaagaaaatggcagaaataCCATTGGAACCAGGGATGAAACAAGGAAAGAAGCAAACACAGCTGATGTAAGCCTAGTAGTGGAGGGCAGCAATGACATCATAGGTAGCACCAACTTTAAGGAACTccctggaaaagaaggaaacagagtggaTGCCAGCAGCCAAAATGCTCACCAAGGAAAAGTAGAGTTTCATTACCCTCATCCAccctcaaaagagaaaaaaaaagaaggcagtagTGATATAGCTGAAAGCACTGATTATAATGAAATTCCAAAAAATGGCAAAGGTACTAGTAGAAAAGGCACAGAGCATTCTAATAGGAATCAAGCAatctcaaatgaaaaacaaagatttcCCAGTAAGGGCAAAAGTCAGGGCCGGCTTGTTCCTTCTCGAGATCTAgataatgaagttaaaaatgaaataggttCCCATAATGGCCTCAATAATGAGGGGACTATAATAACACACAACAGAAGAAATCATTATGTTCCCCACAGACAAAATTCCACACGGAATAAGGGTGTGCCACAAAGAAAAGGCTCCTGGGGTTACAGAAAACCCCTTTCCAGTAGAAGGTTTAGGCCTCCTAGAAAGCAGGACAGTAGTGACTCATCTGACAGTGGCAGTTCCAGTGAGAGTGATGGTGACTAG